From Pseudobdellovibrio exovorus JSS, a single genomic window includes:
- the ygiD gene encoding 4,5-DOPA dioxygenase extradiol: MSNTNQSIMPVAFIGHGSPMNALAKDQYSQTLNLLGQNLPKPTAILCVSAHWMTNGSYVTVARKPKTIHDFYGFPEALYQVQYPADGLPELAIKLITAFPNIHIRSDQEQWGLDHGTWSVLTHIYPNADIPVLQLSLDMSLPPSEHLQIGQMLQSLRKEGVLILGSGNIVHNLRNYSRDLHAPAYDWAVEFDIWSKEKIEQRDFQALATDYNKTLSGQLAVPSLDHYLPMLYILGASTPNDSLNWVYDEIQNSSIAMRSFTFG, from the coding sequence ATGTCTAATACTAATCAGTCTATAATGCCTGTTGCTTTTATCGGACACGGCTCTCCGATGAATGCTCTGGCAAAAGATCAATACAGCCAAACACTAAACTTATTGGGACAGAATTTACCTAAACCCACTGCCATTCTTTGTGTCTCGGCACATTGGATGACGAACGGAAGCTATGTCACTGTTGCTCGTAAGCCAAAGACCATTCATGACTTCTATGGTTTCCCAGAGGCTCTGTACCAAGTTCAGTACCCTGCCGATGGTTTACCTGAATTGGCCATTAAATTAATAACAGCTTTTCCTAACATTCATATTCGCTCTGACCAAGAACAATGGGGACTTGATCATGGAACATGGAGTGTTTTAACTCACATTTATCCCAATGCGGATATACCCGTGCTTCAACTGAGTCTTGATATGAGCTTGCCTCCAAGTGAACATCTGCAGATCGGTCAGATGCTACAGTCTTTAAGAAAAGAAGGCGTTCTGATTTTAGGAAGCGGCAATATCGTTCACAACTTACGTAATTACTCACGTGATTTGCATGCACCTGCTTATGATTGGGCAGTTGAATTCGATATTTGGTCTAAAGAAAAAATCGAACAGCGTGACTTTCAGGCTTTAGCTACGGATTATAACAAAACTCTCTCGGGCCAATTAGCAGTGCCAAGCCTAGATCACTACTTGCCTATGCTTTATATCTTAGGTGCTAGCACTCCCAATGATTCTTTAAACTGGGTCTACGACGAAATTCAAAACTCGTCGATTGCCATGCGCAGTTTTACCTTTGGCTAA